TCTTCTGCACGGTCATCGCACACACACGCATCTCTGAGTATTCGAATGAGGTTTGAATTCATGGTCATTTTAATCATTTCAGAATCTGTTCCAATTTTGAAAGCTTTTTCCAGACCACGATTTTaaatagccaaaaaaaaaaaaaatccacaacgCTACAATTGATGATTCAGTTCCCAGTTTGGTCCTGAACAGCCAACAGAAAACGCTTCCGGGTTAAAGAGCACTTCCGTGTTTGAGATAAAACGGAATAATAGTCAGCGGCGCATTTGGCGGAAACGCCGGACAAAAGAGGCGTTTTCGGAGAGGGCGTCACTTGCAGGCGTGCGTGTCGCTCATGCTCTCGCAGCGGCGGCAGCGCACGTAGCAGCACCAGACGAACTTGCAGGCGCACCTGCGCACGTGGCGCTCCACGTGCGTGTTGTAGCCGCGGCCGCAGCACAGCAGCTTGCAGCCGTCGGGGCCGCCGGAGGTGCGGTTGCATCGCCGCCCCCTGGTGCCTAGGACTCCGCCGCGCCGGTCCTCCACGCAGTAGTTGGGCGACTCGTTGACAAAGATCAACTGGTGCTTGTCGGGCGGCGGGCGCGTCCGCAGCTCCTTCCTCTTCAGCCGCACGCTGCGATCGTAGCGCTCCTTCAGGAAGGCGCCCACGCGTCCGAAGGGCGCCACGGTCCGCCAGCACGTCTTGGCCGCGCACGAGCCCGACACGCCGTGGCAGCGGCAGTCCGTCGACATGGTGGTCACCACCGCCTCGCCGCCGGGAAAGAGAGAGAGGAGGGGGGGGCGAAAGGTGAAGAGCGGCTATCGCGGCCATACCACCCACCCGGCCCCGGGAGAAGGACGCTTTCGGGCTACCTGCCGGCCGGCCTCGCTGTTGTGCGCGTTCATCCGGCGGAGGGCGTGCGCCCGCGTCCCGTCGGACAGGAAGCGGCGGCTGAACCGGGCGCCGTACTGGACGCGGTCGGAGCAGCCGCCCCAGTGCCAGGCGTCGGCCGGCCCCGGGGCCCCCGGCGGACGCCCGTCGCAGCCGCACTCGCTGGCGTTGCCGTGGCTACAGAAGCGGGTGACGGCGTGCGCCAGGCCGGCCGCCATCACCGCGTA
This sequence is a window from Corythoichthys intestinalis isolate RoL2023-P3 chromosome 13, ASM3026506v1, whole genome shotgun sequence. Protein-coding genes within it:
- the wnt16 gene encoding protein Wnt-16 isoform X2, whose product is MEANPYSDPERSLRRVCALTVLLCVCPLFCQASWMLLAADGSGERRARDDDGCRSPPLSAEQRDVCRERSFLAPSIRAAARLAVGECQNQFRHERWNCSTGRGSAVFGRELTSGTKETAFLYAVMAAGLAHAVTRFCSHGNASECGCDGRPPGAPGPADAWHWGGCSDRVQYGARFSRRFLSDGTRAHALRRMNAHNSEAGRQAVVTTMSTDCRCHGVSGSCAAKTCWRTVAPFGRVGAFLKERYDRSVRLKRKELRTRPPPDKHQLIFVNESPNYCVEDRRGGVLGTRGRRCNRTSGGPDGCKLLCCGRGYNTHVERHVRRCACKFVWCCYVRCRRCESMSDTHACK
- the wnt16 gene encoding protein Wnt-16 isoform X1 is translated as MSTGVAPGRAAPNALSSGRSAGLVLGVRDGFDSGALRMSGCPGKSPTKSRTNRPRLGADGVRWPTPREVPARLLAADGSGERRARDDDGCRSPPLSAEQRDVCRERSFLAPSIRAAARLAVGECQNQFRHERWNCSTGRGSAVFGRELTSGTKETAFLYAVMAAGLAHAVTRFCSHGNASECGCDGRPPGAPGPADAWHWGGCSDRVQYGARFSRRFLSDGTRAHALRRMNAHNSEAGRQAVVTTMSTDCRCHGVSGSCAAKTCWRTVAPFGRVGAFLKERYDRSVRLKRKELRTRPPPDKHQLIFVNESPNYCVEDRRGGVLGTRGRRCNRTSGGPDGCKLLCCGRGYNTHVERHVRRCACKFVWCCYVRCRRCESMSDTHACK